The following proteins are encoded in a genomic region of Numenius arquata chromosome 28, bNumArq3.hap1.1, whole genome shotgun sequence:
- the LOC141476133 gene encoding LOW QUALITY PROTEIN: zinc finger protein RFP-like (The sequence of the model RefSeq protein was modified relative to this genomic sequence to represent the inferred CDS: inserted 2 bases in 1 codon) — MAARTPVETPQDEACCSICLEIFQDPVSIHCGHSCPQCGHKLLQRSPCANRELANISEAAKSLNLQQDREVVGGENLCEKHKEPLKLFCQDEERLICVVCDRSKVHHDHFVVPVDEAAQEYKKHIQTQLHRLKSEHEALQSSVKERQDRIKDHTERTEATKQEIVTKYRKLHEFLEKQESSLLAQLEQLDTEIRKAHEEILQRLLEETTSLGTLIGEMERTYQQPDWELLKDIRTTLSRGQRKRLSHSLDISPELEKKFSDFTEKNPDIKELLEKFQDVLEFEFPLTTQMTLDPETANAGLYLSEDCKLVQCERHKKILLSNPRSFRFDPCVLGSRGFTSGWHSWDVEVHTEGFWGIGVAKESVPRGLGLCLKPDKGIWALYHNLNGQEELQKPSPSRSEARTSQQLMEKFPQVEKRLQDLSQKHIALKEALRKFKESLPVELDAQWANMTLDPDTANPHLILSEDRRSMRWDEXNLSNNPQRFDTYCCVLAHEGLAAGRHYWEVQLGSWGFWAMGVARDLAWRKAWVNLDPSQGIWAVGICGDSFQALTSFETDQPLKGRPRTIRISLDYEKGHVAFFDAHNETLAFAFPLTSFNGEKLLPFFWVWESRIQLAP, encoded by the exons atggcagccaggaCGCCTGTGGAAACCCCCCAggatgaagcctgctgctccatctgcctggaaatattccaggaccccGTGTCCATCCACTGTGGGCACAGCTGCCCTCAGTGTGGACATAAATTGTTGCAGAGGAGCCCCTGCGCCAACAGGGAGTTGGCCAACATAAGTGAAGCAGCCAAGAGCTTGAACTTGCAACAGGACAGAGAGGTGGTAGGAGGGGAGAACTTGTGTGAGAAACACAaggaacccctgaagctcttctgccaagacGAGGAAAGGCTTATCTGCGTGGTGTGTGACAGGTCCAAGGTGCACCATGACCATTTTGTGGTTCCTGTGgacgaggctgcccaggagtacaag aaacacattcagaccCAACTGCACCGTCTGAAATCAGAGCACGAGGCGCTTCAATCTTCCGTGAAGGAGAGACAAGACAGAATCAAGgaccacact gagaggacagaagctaCAAAACAGGAGATTGTCACGAAATACAGGAAGTTGCACgagttcctggagaagcaggagtcctctcttctggcccagctggagcagctggacacagagataaggaaagcccatgaagaaatcctccagaggcttttggaggagacGACGAGCCTGGGCACGCtgattggggagatggagaggacataccagcagccagactgggagctcctgaag gacatcagaaccaccttgagcag gggccagaggaAAAGGCTCTCCCACTCACTCGATATTTCcccggagctggaaaagaaattctctgatttCACCGAGAAGAACCCAGACATCAAGGAACTTCTGGAGAAATTCCAAG atGTCCTGGAGTTCGAGTTTCCTTTGACAA cacagatgacGCTGGACCCAGAGACAGCCAATGCTGGTCTTTATCTCTCGGAAGACTGCAAGCTCGTTCAGTGTGAACGCCATAAGAAGATCCTGCTCTCCAACCCAAGGAGTTTCAGATTTGATCCCTGTGTGCTGGGCTCAAGGGGCTTCACATCGGGGTGGCACTCCTGGGATGTGGAAGTCCACACAGAAGGCTTTTGGGGCATcggggtggccaaggagtcagtTCCAAGGGGCCTTGGGTTGTGCCTGAAGCCTGATAAGGGGATATGGGCTCTTTATCATAACCTAAATGG CCAGGAAGAACTTCAAAAGCCTTCTCCTTCCAGGAGTGAAGCGAGGACTTCCCAGCAACTGATGGAAAAGTTTCCCCAAGTGGAAAAGAGACTCCAGGATCTATCTCAGAAACACATCGCACTGAAGGAAGCCCTGAGGAAATTCAAAG agAGTCTCCCAGTTGAACTGGACGCGCAATGGG CAAACATGACCCTGGATCCAGACACGGCCAACCCTCACCTCATCCTCTCTGAGGACCGGAGGAGCATGAGGTGGGATGA AAATTTGTCCAACAACCCCCAGAGATTTGACACCTACTGCTGCGTGTTGGCTCATGAAGGCTTGGCAGCGGGGAGGCACTACTGGGAGGTGCAACTGGGGAGTTGGGGATTTTGGGCCATGGGGGTGGCCAGAGACTTGGCATGGAGAAAGGCTTGGGTTAACCTCGACCCATCCCAAGGGATTTGGGCCGTTGGCATCTGCGGGGACAGCTTTCAAGCTCTTACCTCCTTCGAAACAGATCAGCCTCTGAAGGGGAGGCCGAGGACCATCAGGATCTCCCTGGACTACGAGAAGGGACACGTGGCTTTCTTCGATGCCCATAACGAGACCTtggcctttgcttttcctctgactTCTTTCAACGGAGAGAAACTCCTGCCTTTCTTCTGGGTTTGGGAGTCCAGGATCCAGCTGGCTCCCTGA
- the LOC141476134 gene encoding killer cell lectin-like receptor subfamily B member 1C produces the protein MEDEDGYMALEKRWAAGKPAPLRGAGSVLRDPQGVCAPRRASVLAGAPHHSCCLLGTLTATLALSLMVCEEKGCTLCPTNWTLRGTKCYWASRGMSPWNSSREDCGKRGGKLLMLEDQEELDFVNEILQKPTRYFWIGLLAGKGWTWLNGSRLDPSRFQLSPRDEGGSCGVIREGRISPESCGSAVQWVCQKEATQL, from the exons ATGGAGGACGAGGACGGCTACATGGCCTTAGAGAAGCGGTGGGCTGCAGGGAAACCGGCTCCCCTCCGGGGTGCAG GATCTGTCCTGCGAGACCCCCAGGGGGTTTGTGCCCCACGGCGGGCGAGTGTCCTCGCAGGAGCCCCCCACCATTCCTGCTGCCTCCTTGGGACCCTGACGGCCACCCTGGCGCTGTCCCTCATGGTGTGTG AGGAGAAAGGGTGCACCCTCTGCCCCACCAACTGGACGCTGCGGGGGACCAAGTGCTACTGGGCGTCCCGTGGGATGAGCCCTTGGAATTCCAGCCGGGAGGACTGTGGGAAGCGGGGGGGCAAGCTGCTGATGCTGGAGGACCAGGAGGAGCTG GATTTTGTCAATGagatcctccaaaaacccacccGTTACTTCTGGATCGGCCTCTTGGCCGGGAAGGGCTGGACCTGGCTGAACGGCTCCCGCCTGGACCCAAGCCG ATTCCAGCTGAGCCCCCGGGATGAAGGTGGATCCTGCGGGGTGATCAGGGAGGGCAGGATCAGCCCCGAGAGCTGCGGCTCCGCCGTGCAGTGGGTCTGCCAGAAAGAAGCCACCCAGCTCTGA